ATCGTCCGCGACCACCTCAAGAAGGACGAGGAGGATCAGGACTACACCGACAGCTTCGCGGTGCGGATGGTCCGCAAGGTCTGGCCGGTCACCGACGACTACCACGGCGCGCACCTGACGGTGAAGCAGAACGGCCGCCGCCACGTCACCCCGATGCTCATGGTCATCGTCGCCATCGGCGTCACCGACCTGGTGTTCGCGGTCGACTCGATCCCGGCGATCTTCGGCCTCACCCAGGACCCCTACATCGTCTTCACCGCCAACGCCTTCGCCCTGCTGGGCCTGCGGCAGCTGTACTTCCTGCTGGCCGGGCTGATGGACCGGCTGGCCTTCATCAGCTGGGGCCTGGCCGCCATCATGGTGTTCATCGGCGTCAAGATGATCCTGCACGCGCTGCACGAGAACGGCGTGCACGTGCCCGAGATCGGTATCGGCCTGTCCCTGACCGTGATCCTGGGTGTGATGACCGTCACCATCGTCGCGAGCCTGCTGAGGTCCAAGGGCGGCGGGAAGAAGGAGCCGACGGGGGAGAAGACCGGCCCCGGCGCCCCCTTCTGAAGAGCGGGCCGTCCGGATTCCCGGACGACCCTCTCCTCGAACGGCTGTTCGGTTATAGTGAAGCGTCCGCCGGGTTCCCGGCGGGCGCTTCGCGCGCCGGAGGCGGAAGTTTCCGGCGCTTCGAGTCGTTACTGTTAGAGGCCGAGCGCCGCACGACGGCCCAAGCGCGGTATCCGTCCCCATGGCCGTCGGTGCAGGCCACACCTTGCGCGGCAGCCAGGAGCCGGGGTCCGGCACGCCCTCACCGCGTGGTGCCGATGCCGAAGGGGTTGATGGGAGCATGGCCGAACAGCTGGTGATCCGGGGCGCCCGGGAACACAACCTCAAGAACGTCTCGCTGGACCTCCCGCGCGACGCGATGATCGTGTTCACCGGACTCTCCGGGTCGGGAAAGTCGTCGCTGGCCTTCGACACCATCTTCGCCGAGGGCCAGCGCCGCTACGTCGAGTCCCTCTCGGCCTACGCCCGGCAGTTCCTCGGCCAGATGGACAAGCCCGACGTCGACTTCATCGAGGGACTGTCCCCGGCCGTCTCCATCGACCAGAAGTCCACCAGCCGCAACCCGCGCTCCACCGTCGGCACC
This sequence is a window from Spinactinospora alkalitolerans. Protein-coding genes within it:
- a CDS encoding TerC family protein, giving the protein MDVPMWVWLVTIGAMVVILALDLAIVDHPWSKKSGPKEFGMKQAAWWAAFYIGIAIVFGFGVWYFAGATIAGEYFAGFVTEKSLSVDNLFVFYLIMGSFAVPKKYQHEVLLVGIVIALVMRGFFIVIGAQAINAWSEVFYLFGAFLIYTAIKIVRDHLKKDEEDQDYTDSFAVRMVRKVWPVTDDYHGAHLTVKQNGRRHVTPMLMVIVAIGVTDLVFAVDSIPAIFGLTQDPYIVFTANAFALLGLRQLYFLLAGLMDRLAFISWGLAAIMVFIGVKMILHALHENGVHVPEIGIGLSLTVILGVMTVTIVASLLRSKGGGKKEPTGEKTGPGAPF